Proteins from a single region of Candidatus Babeliales bacterium:
- a CDS encoding family 1 glycosylhydrolase has product MNCKKKFIFFTILSLVFSCIAISVSSKKLLFDWNKEKKLDWQTIDLNDATFWSSLTFPKKFSWGVASSAFQIEGVQTHHNQFVKNNWTEDPVLGEYFKNTKGMDHWNQFKKDVQLIAKAGFNTYRFSIPWDKIEPEEGKFDQEAMNHYIDLVKELEKYNIAPWVCLFHFTLPVWFAQKEGFEKAENNQYFVRFCNYVFDNLPQVDYWISYNEPVAYAMEGYFRGTYPPHKTLKKFTDVLLNPYNLIDYLKQPGIVLKNMLNAHIDIYKEFKRKRPNIQFGIINMFHPLDPYNSWNPLEIFAAKTGNALLHDSLLNFFKNGHFNWFGGLVNEKNNKAPNSLDFIGVNYYRHEIIQVGPTNIGTLKARQSEQQAPDNNNAIYPEGLYRSIVKAATLGLPIYITENGIADSTDQIRNEFIKKHLYIVNKAIADGFDIRGYHYWTLLDSLGWKKGYGSKYGIYQVNPETYERSLRDGAKPLVQFLNKIK; this is encoded by the coding sequence ATGAATTGTAAAAAAAAGTTTATATTTTTCACTATTCTGAGTCTGGTATTTAGTTGTATCGCAATAAGCGTTTCTTCAAAAAAATTGCTTTTTGATTGGAACAAAGAAAAAAAACTTGATTGGCAAACAATAGATTTAAATGATGCCACTTTTTGGTCTTCACTTACTTTTCCTAAAAAATTTTCTTGGGGCGTAGCTTCTTCTGCTTTTCAAATCGAAGGTGTACAAACGCATCATAATCAATTTGTAAAAAATAATTGGACGGAAGATCCTGTTTTAGGTGAATATTTTAAAAACACTAAAGGCATGGATCATTGGAATCAATTTAAAAAAGATGTACAACTCATCGCCAAAGCAGGATTTAATACTTATCGTTTTTCAATCCCTTGGGATAAAATTGAACCAGAAGAAGGAAAATTTGATCAAGAAGCCATGAATCATTATATCGATTTAGTTAAAGAACTGGAAAAATATAATATCGCGCCTTGGGTTTGTTTATTTCATTTCACACTACCAGTATGGTTTGCACAAAAAGAAGGATTTGAAAAAGCAGAAAACAATCAATATTTTGTGCGCTTTTGCAATTATGTTTTTGATAATCTTCCACAAGTAGATTATTGGATTTCTTATAATGAACCAGTTGCATATGCTATGGAAGGTTATTTTCGCGGTACTTATCCGCCACATAAAACACTCAAAAAATTTACTGATGTTTTATTAAATCCTTATAACCTCATTGATTACCTTAAACAGCCCGGCATCGTTCTTAAAAATATGCTCAATGCTCATATAGATATTTATAAAGAATTCAAAAGAAAAAGGCCAAATATTCAGTTTGGTATCATAAACATGTTTCATCCTTTAGATCCATATAATAGCTGGAATCCTCTAGAAATTTTTGCGGCCAAAACAGGCAATGCTTTATTGCATGATAGTCTACTTAATTTCTTTAAGAATGGTCATTTTAATTGGTTTGGTGGCTTAGTTAATGAAAAAAACAATAAAGCACCAAATTCTTTAGATTTTATTGGTGTAAATTATTATAGGCATGAGATTATCCAAGTTGGGCCAACTAATATTGGCACGCTCAAAGCACGGCAAAGTGAGCAGCAAGCACCTGATAATAATAATGCTATTTATCCTGAAGGCCTCTATCGATCAATTGTAAAAGCAGCAACATTAGGATTGCCAATTTACATAACTGAAAATGGCATCGCTGATTCGACTGATCAAATACGTAATGAATTTATAAAAAAACATCTATACATAGTAAATAAAGCAATTGCTGATGGATTCGATATTCGTGGTTATCATTATTGGACTTTACTTGATAGTTTAGGATGGAAAAAAGGATACGGCTCTAAATATGGTATTTATCAGGTAAATCCAGAAACCTATGAACGGAGCTTACGTGATGGCGCAAAACCATTAGTGCAATTTTTAAATAAAATAAAATAA
- a CDS encoding family 1 glycosylhydrolase, with protein MKLLKLFSGILLIFSFILNANPLATNWQQEFHLDWDSVNLSDDIFWSSLTFPKNFKWGVATKASDLEGTSTHSGKFIQNDYTINNPDREFDEGCDNWNDYIKDIELLKKLGVNQYRFNIPWEKIEPEEGQFDEQAITHYIDLCKYLRKENIEPIVCLFHFRLPLWFADQGRFEKSENMQKFIRFAQFVFDNLNKYVSTWITYNEPIAYVMEAYHTAKYPPYRKGFFYLRQAGTVLKNMLNAHVDIYQAFKEKNPEAQIGFVKMFHMLDSYQDLFAEKLIIKGANHIIYDSIFEFFKTGHFNWFWLMHDYNPNATQALDYIGVNYYSHELIQATGYFSHKRLKAREYESKTELGRAIYPEGLYRAILKAQELNVPIYITENGIADPNDSLRNEFIKKHLYIINCAINDGIPIKGYAYWTFMDKSGYGLYKFDPRNKSKILRSDAIPFVNFLAEQKLLNRV; from the coding sequence ATGAAATTACTTAAGCTTTTTTCTGGAATACTTTTAATATTTTCTTTTATATTAAATGCCAATCCATTGGCAACCAATTGGCAACAAGAGTTTCATCTCGATTGGGATTCTGTTAATTTATCTGATGATATATTTTGGTCTTCACTCACTTTTCCTAAAAATTTTAAATGGGGCGTAGCTACAAAAGCATCTGATCTTGAAGGTACGAGCACTCATAGTGGGAAATTCATTCAAAATGATTATACCATCAACAATCCAGATCGAGAATTTGATGAAGGTTGTGATAATTGGAATGATTATATTAAAGATATTGAACTCCTCAAAAAATTAGGGGTCAATCAATATCGTTTTAATATTCCCTGGGAAAAAATAGAACCAGAAGAAGGACAATTCGATGAACAGGCAATAACTCATTATATCGATTTATGTAAATATTTGAGAAAAGAAAATATTGAGCCAATTGTTTGTCTTTTTCACTTTAGATTGCCACTTTGGTTTGCAGATCAAGGACGTTTTGAAAAATCAGAAAATATGCAAAAATTTATTCGGTTTGCCCAATTTGTATTTGATAATTTAAATAAATATGTTTCCACGTGGATTACCTATAATGAACCAATTGCTTATGTAATGGAAGCGTATCATACCGCTAAATATCCGCCATATAGAAAAGGATTTTTTTATTTAAGACAAGCTGGAACCGTTCTTAAAAATATGCTTAATGCTCACGTAGATATTTATCAAGCATTCAAAGAAAAAAATCCTGAAGCACAAATTGGTTTTGTAAAAATGTTTCATATGCTTGATAGCTACCAAGATTTATTTGCTGAAAAATTGATCATAAAAGGAGCAAATCATATTATTTATGATTCTATTTTTGAATTTTTTAAAACAGGCCATTTTAATTGGTTCTGGCTTATGCATGATTATAATCCTAATGCTACACAAGCGCTTGATTATATCGGGGTAAATTATTATAGCCATGAGCTTATTCAAGCTACTGGTTATTTTTCTCACAAACGCTTAAAGGCGCGAGAGTATGAATCAAAAACAGAACTTGGCCGTGCTATTTACCCTGAAGGTTTATATCGTGCAATTTTAAAAGCACAAGAACTCAATGTCCCTATTTATATTACTGAAAATGGCATTGCCGACCCAAATGATTCTTTGCGTAATGAATTTATCAAAAAACATCTTTATATAATCAACTGTGCGATTAATGACGGTATTCCTATTAAAGGATACGCTTATTGGACGTTTATGGATAAATCTGGTTATGGATTGTATAAATTTGATCCTAGAAATAAAAGTAAAATATTGAGAAGTGATGCAATACCATTCGTCAACTTTCTTGCTGAGCAAAAATTATTAAATCGAGTTTAA